The Streptomyces sp. NBC_00459 DNA segment GAGGTGACGGAGGGGGCGCCGATGGAGAAGGTGAAGGCGCCGGCGACGGGGTGACTGTCCGCCGAGACGACCTGGTAGGCGACGGTGAAGGTGCCGTCGGGCAGCCCGGAGTGGAGCGGGACGCCGTAGGTCGTGCCGCTCAGCTCGGTCGCCTTGCCGGTGTCGACACGCTTGCCGTTGGGGTCGAGCACGCGGAACGCGCCGTCGGACAGCGCGACCTTCTCGGAGAAGGTCAGCGTCACCTGGGTCGGGGCCTTGTCGACCACCACACCCTGCTGCGGGGCGCTGCCGGTGAGCGCGGCGTGTGCGGAGACCGGCGCGGCGCCGGCCAGCCCGGCGAGCAGCGCGGCGGCGACCGCGAGGAACAGCAGCACCAGGGGCCGCACGCGCGGGGCGATGGTCTGTGTCACGGTGATCCCTCCCTCGGTCTCAGTGTCCGGTCTTCGGGTTGTACGTCGCCGACTTCACCGGCATCTCGACGGTGATCGGCGAGGTTTTGGCAAAGTGCAGTCGCACGGAGACCTTCTCGCCCTCCCGCGGCTTGCGCTTGAGCTGCTCGAACATCAGATGGTCGCCGCCGCTCCGCAGGACGAGTTCGCCGTGGGCCGGGATGTCGAGGTGCTCGGCCTCCTCCATGGTCTGCCCGACGGTCTTGTGCACGGTGACATCGCCGGCGACATCGCTGGTGACGCGGGTGAGCACGTCACCGGCGGCGCCCTTGTTGGTGATGACGAGGAACCCGGCGGCCATGGAGTCCGAGACCGGCTGGGGCATGTAGGCGGAGCCGACGGACAGCCCGGCGCTGTCGCCGTCGGACCCGGACTCCGAACTCCCGCACCCGGCGAGGACGAGTGCTCCGGCGAGGACGGTGGCCGTCGCTACGGCGAGATGCCGCGCAGGCCGTACAGGCCGCGCAGTGGTCAA contains these protein-coding regions:
- a CDS encoding copper chaperone PCu(A)C, which gives rise to MTTARPVRPARHLAVATATVLAGALVLAGCGSSESGSDGDSAGLSVGSAYMPQPVSDSMAAGFLVITNKGAAGDVLTRVTSDVAGDVTVHKTVGQTMEEAEHLDIPAHGELVLRSGGDHLMFEQLKRKPREGEKVSVRLHFAKTSPITVEMPVKSATYNPKTGH